One Streptomyces sp. V4I8 genomic window carries:
- a CDS encoding MBL fold metallo-hydrolase: MTVTWEELGWERLAAGVGRCRLPGWDCTVGLVVGDGVALLVDAGSSLGEGGRLRTQAQRLAGHRVTHLALTHPHFDHVFGAAAFAGAEVYGPVGMDAVFAYEREELRADAVRNGLDPASAEEAVDALVHPRHLVSGEWTLGLDGGRQVLLANVGPAHTAHDLVVLVPGEAPGEREVVFCGDLVEESGEPQAGPDAVPAQWPAALDRLLDLGGEDALYVPGHGAVVDAEFVRRQRDALAARFGVSG, translated from the coding sequence ATGACGGTGACTTGGGAAGAACTGGGGTGGGAGCGGCTGGCGGCCGGCGTCGGACGGTGCCGGCTTCCGGGCTGGGACTGCACGGTGGGGCTGGTCGTCGGGGACGGCGTCGCGCTGCTCGTCGACGCCGGGTCGAGCCTCGGGGAAGGCGGGCGGTTGCGTACGCAGGCGCAGCGGCTCGCCGGTCACCGTGTGACTCATCTCGCGCTTACCCATCCCCATTTCGATCATGTCTTCGGGGCTGCGGCGTTCGCGGGGGCGGAGGTTTACGGCCCGGTGGGCATGGACGCCGTCTTCGCCTACGAGCGCGAGGAGCTGCGGGCGGACGCGGTGCGCAACGGCCTGGACCCGGCCTCGGCGGAGGAGGCCGTGGACGCGCTGGTCCACCCGCGCCACCTCGTGAGCGGCGAGTGGACGCTCGGCCTGGACGGCGGCCGTCAGGTCCTCCTGGCGAACGTGGGCCCGGCCCACACGGCCCACGATCTCGTCGTGCTGGTGCCGGGCGAGGCCCCCGGTGAGCGGGAGGTCGTCTTCTGCGGCGACCTGGTGGAGGAGTCCGGCGAGCCCCAGGCGGGCCCCGACGCCGTACCCGCCCAGTGGCCGGCCGCCCTGGACCGCCTCCTCGACCTGGGCGGCGAGGACGCACTGTACGTACCCGGTCACGGAGCGGTGGTGGACGCCGAGTTCGTACGACGTCAGCGCGACGCGTTGGCCGCCCGCTTCGGCGTGTCGGGCTGA